One Solibacillus sp. R5-41 DNA segment encodes these proteins:
- the lysA gene encoding diaminopimelate decarboxylase, translating to MHLYGTQKINEHGHLTIGGIDTIELAKQYGTPLFVYDIALIRKRARGFIQTFEKLGVTAQVAYASKAFACIAAYQLAAQENLSLDVVSGGELYTAIQADFPAERIHFHGNNKSLAELELAFETGVGCIVIDNFYEITLVKEIAHARQQKMNVLLRVTPGVEAHTHDFITTGQADSKFGFDLNNGQADEAFEQVVQDEYIQLLGLHCHIGSQIFETDGFSLAAGKVMQKMGAWKASHNFDATVLNLGGGFGIRYTEEDTPLEPHEYVEEMIKTVQAESSKLKLAMPEIWIEPGRSLVGDAGTSLYTIGSQKTVPGVRDYIAVDGGMSDNIRPALYDAKYEAIIANKAQEAKTCTYTVAGKLCESGDKLIIDAILQQAQAGDILAMFCTGAYGYSMASNYNRVPRPAVVFVENGEHQLAIKRESYEDIVLNDLPLTLKKGE from the coding sequence ATGCATTTATATGGAACACAGAAAATCAATGAACACGGACATTTAACAATTGGTGGTATCGATACGATCGAGTTGGCAAAACAATATGGAACGCCATTATTTGTATATGACATCGCATTAATTCGTAAACGAGCACGTGGTTTTATACAAACATTTGAAAAATTAGGTGTGACAGCTCAAGTAGCGTATGCATCAAAAGCTTTTGCTTGTATAGCAGCATACCAATTAGCTGCTCAGGAGAATTTATCACTTGATGTTGTCTCAGGTGGAGAGCTTTATACTGCAATTCAAGCAGATTTCCCAGCGGAACGTATTCATTTTCATGGGAATAATAAATCGCTTGCGGAATTAGAGCTTGCATTTGAAACAGGTGTCGGCTGTATCGTGATTGATAATTTTTATGAAATCACTTTAGTAAAAGAAATTGCACATGCACGTCAACAAAAGATGAATGTTTTACTACGTGTAACCCCAGGTGTAGAGGCACATACACATGATTTTATTACAACGGGTCAAGCAGATTCAAAATTTGGTTTTGATTTAAATAACGGTCAAGCGGATGAAGCGTTTGAACAAGTAGTACAAGATGAATACATCCAATTACTAGGCTTACATTGTCATATTGGCTCGCAAATTTTCGAAACGGATGGCTTTAGCCTTGCTGCAGGAAAAGTGATGCAAAAAATGGGTGCGTGGAAAGCTTCTCATAACTTTGATGCAACCGTTTTAAATTTGGGTGGTGGATTTGGAATTCGCTATACAGAAGAGGATACACCACTTGAACCACACGAATATGTGGAAGAAATGATAAAAACTGTACAAGCCGAAAGCAGTAAGCTAAAATTAGCAATGCCGGAGATTTGGATCGAGCCTGGTCGCTCTTTAGTAGGAGATGCAGGAACATCACTTTATACGATTGGCTCACAAAAAACAGTTCCTGGTGTACGTGATTATATTGCTGTTGATGGAGGGATGAGCGACAATATCCGTCCCGCTTTATATGATGCAAAATATGAAGCGATCATTGCGAATAAAGCGCAAGAAGCGAAAACTTGTACATACACGGTAGCAGGGAAACTATGTGAATCTGGTGATAAATTAATCATTGATGCAATCTTACAACAGGCACAAGCTGGCGATATTTTAGCGATGTTCTGTACAGGCGCATATGGGTATTCAATGGCATCCAACTACAATCGTGTTCCGAGACCAGCAGTTGTCTTCGTGGAAAACGGCGAACATCAATTAGCGATCAAACGAGAGAGCTATGAAGATATTGTCCTAAACGATCTTCCGCTAACATTGAAAAAGGGTGAGTAA
- a CDS encoding GNAT family N-acetyltransferase, with the protein MLVRYKKALEKIAMGLISLMPQEKEIKRLMETIQHYEQDENWVLYLWKKDDEYVGTVGLVEQDAIATIQHITVIPSYRGEGVAMEMLQELRELGYETIRANEETEPFIQKCIPILKEAD; encoded by the coding sequence ATGTTAGTACGATATAAAAAAGCACTTGAAAAAATTGCAATGGGCTTAATTTCATTAATGCCACAAGAAAAAGAAATTAAGCGCTTAATGGAAACCATTCAACATTACGAACAGGATGAAAATTGGGTTTTGTATTTATGGAAAAAGGATGACGAATATGTGGGTACAGTGGGCCTTGTTGAACAAGATGCCATTGCCACGATCCAACATATTACCGTAATTCCTTCTTATCGCGGAGAAGGTGTAGCGATGGAAATGTTACAGGAACTGCGAGAACTTGGATATGAAACCATTCGAGCAAATGAAGAGACAGAGCCATTTATACAGAAATGCATACCTATATTAAAAGAAGCCGACTAA
- a CDS encoding DUF309 domain-containing protein, producing the protein MHPLFHPLFVDYCSYFNGNEDYFECHEVLEEYWKEIAPGEKHHPLVGYVQLATGLYHWRRGNLLGANRILQKALTIFEKNDSHLFYEYINREDLLEQMHISLQRIHEAQHFVAFKLPIVKDTLQLLVSQKITSLPPLSAHFIMNKHMLRDRSDILAARESKKRSQH; encoded by the coding sequence ATGCATCCTTTGTTTCATCCATTGTTTGTCGATTATTGTAGCTATTTTAATGGCAATGAGGACTATTTTGAATGCCATGAGGTGTTAGAAGAATATTGGAAAGAAATTGCCCCTGGCGAAAAACACCACCCACTCGTTGGCTATGTACAACTAGCAACAGGCTTGTATCATTGGCGACGAGGAAATTTATTAGGCGCTAACCGAATTTTGCAAAAAGCCCTAACCATTTTTGAAAAAAACGATTCCCATCTTTTTTATGAATATATTAACAGGGAAGATTTACTAGAGCAAATGCATATTAGTTTACAGCGTATCCATGAAGCACAGCATTTTGTAGCGTTTAAACTTCCTATTGTAAAAGATACACTACAGCTTCTCGTGTCACAGAAAATAACTTCGCTTCCTCCGCTTTCAGCACATTTTATTATGAATAAGCATATGCTACGTGACCGTTCAGATATTCTTGCTGCACGTGAATCAAAAAAAAGAAGCCAACATTAG
- a CDS encoding segregation/condensation protein A, which yields MSYEVKLDAFSGPLDLLLHLIHRLEIDIYDIPMAELTEQYIDHIHAMQTLELNEASEYLVMAATLLAIKSRMLIPIHEGEIDDTEIDLDDPDPRDELVMRLIEYKKYKEAAIQLQELESERGQVFTKAPADLSEYMPDEQLALFDKNVNVYDMLSAFQKLMRRKQLKKPLATRVARQEISVKEQMRAVITVLKNNGGKVMFSELFTYEDKSMLVLTFLTLLELMKRQVIFVEQQKNFDDLSVLLQKEDIGDELEQITEPN from the coding sequence ATGTCCTACGAAGTAAAGCTAGATGCCTTTTCAGGGCCACTAGATTTATTATTGCATTTAATTCATCGTTTGGAAATTGATATTTATGATATTCCGATGGCCGAGCTGACGGAACAATACATTGATCATATCCATGCGATGCAAACATTAGAACTTAATGAAGCAAGTGAATATTTAGTAATGGCAGCAACACTTCTTGCGATTAAAAGCAGAATGTTAATTCCGATACATGAGGGAGAAATTGATGATACTGAAATTGATTTAGATGATCCAGACCCTCGTGATGAGTTAGTAATGCGCTTAATTGAATATAAAAAATATAAAGAAGCCGCGATTCAATTGCAAGAATTAGAAAGTGAGAGAGGCCAAGTATTTACAAAAGCGCCAGCCGACCTTTCTGAATACATGCCAGATGAGCAACTTGCATTATTTGATAAAAATGTCAACGTCTACGATATGTTGAGTGCTTTTCAAAAATTAATGCGTCGGAAACAATTAAAAAAACCGTTAGCAACCCGTGTAGCGAGACAAGAAATTTCTGTTAAAGAACAAATGCGCGCGGTAATTACTGTGCTAAAAAATAATGGGGGAAAAGTGATGTTTTCGGAACTTTTCACCTATGAAGACAAATCAATGCTTGTGTTAACATTTTTAACGTTACTTGAATTAATGAAACGCCAAGTCATTTTTGTTGAACAACAAAAAAACTTCGATGATTTATCGGTTTTGTTACAAAAGGAGGATATTGGCGATGAACTCGAACAAATTACTGAGCCGAATTGA
- the scpB gene encoding SMC-Scp complex subunit ScpB: MNSNKLLSRIEALLFVAGDEGMTVKQLAQYIEVEQMDIEAGLSELLSQYNEGEERGITLKQLAGTYQITTKPEVADTLKKLIENPTNQVLTSASLEVLAIIAYKQPMTRAEVEDLRGVKSERPIATLAARALVQEVGRAEGTGRAILYGTTKEFLNYFGLKNINELPPLPEQIEQDEEQPTDLFLTKFQETFTQK; the protein is encoded by the coding sequence ATGAACTCGAACAAATTACTGAGCCGAATTGAGGCATTATTATTCGTAGCTGGTGATGAAGGAATGACTGTTAAACAGCTTGCCCAATATATAGAAGTAGAACAAATGGATATAGAAGCGGGTCTTAGTGAGCTTCTTTCACAATATAATGAAGGAGAAGAACGCGGTATTACATTGAAACAACTTGCAGGTACGTATCAAATTACAACGAAACCAGAAGTTGCGGATACTTTGAAAAAATTGATTGAAAATCCGACTAATCAAGTATTAACAAGCGCTTCTTTAGAAGTATTAGCGATTATTGCATACAAACAGCCAATGACGCGCGCGGAAGTGGAAGATTTACGTGGTGTGAAGAGTGAGCGTCCAATCGCTACGTTAGCAGCACGTGCACTCGTTCAAGAAGTAGGTCGAGCGGAAGGGACAGGTCGTGCCATTTTATATGGTACAACGAAGGAATTTTTAAATTACTTTGGCTTGAAAAATATTAATGAGCTGCCACCTTTACCGGAGCAAATTGAGCAAGATGAAGAGCAGCCAACAGATTTATTTTTAACGAAATTCCAAGAAACGTTTACCCAAAAATAA
- a CDS encoding D-alanyl-D-alanine carboxypeptidase family protein, whose amino-acid sequence MKKWIVVVILANFLLFNHVTVQAQGSSYAVIDAQNGRLLLGSNVDARLPIASLTKMWTAIVVIENSALSEQVLVSKEAASVEGSSIYLEEGNSYSVEYLLYGLMMQSGNDAATALAEHVGGSVEGFARLMNEKANYYGLAQTYFTNPTGLHHPDHLSSAMDTAKMLQIAMKNETFQKIASTTQYNEGTHWKNKHRLLHLKDGAVAGKTGYTKVAGRTLATYYERDDKKFVVVTLNGANDWNVHQGLADEIDRTYELETVADDGKYKKNGVTIFLDKPIKMLLKKGELKQIQHVVYLSRHSQSKRAVWHVFLNDEMVIAKLAEKK is encoded by the coding sequence TTGAAAAAATGGATTGTAGTCGTAATATTGGCGAATTTTTTGTTGTTTAATCACGTGACCGTACAAGCGCAAGGAAGTAGCTATGCAGTCATTGATGCACAAAATGGGCGTTTATTGCTTGGTTCAAATGTAGATGCAAGACTGCCGATAGCGAGTTTAACAAAAATGTGGACCGCAATTGTCGTAATTGAAAATAGTGCCCTGAGTGAACAAGTTCTCGTCTCAAAAGAAGCGGCATCAGTAGAAGGTTCCTCTATTTATTTGGAGGAAGGGAATAGCTACTCGGTGGAATATTTATTGTACGGTTTAATGATGCAATCTGGGAATGACGCTGCGACGGCACTAGCGGAACATGTAGGTGGTTCGGTAGAAGGATTTGCCCGATTAATGAACGAAAAAGCAAACTATTATGGCCTCGCACAAACCTATTTTACGAATCCAACGGGCTTACATCATCCGGATCATTTATCTTCTGCAATGGATACCGCAAAAATGTTGCAAATTGCGATGAAAAACGAAACCTTTCAAAAAATAGCTTCCACTACACAATACAATGAAGGCACTCATTGGAAAAATAAACACCGACTTTTACATTTGAAAGATGGCGCGGTTGCAGGAAAGACGGGTTATACAAAGGTCGCGGGTCGGACGCTTGCAACCTATTATGAGCGAGACGACAAAAAGTTCGTTGTCGTTACATTGAACGGTGCGAATGACTGGAATGTCCACCAAGGTTTAGCGGATGAAATCGACCGAACATATGAATTAGAAACAGTCGCAGATGATGGTAAGTATAAGAAAAATGGCGTGACCATTTTTTTGGATAAACCAATTAAGATGCTGCTAAAAAAAGGTGAATTGAAGCAAATCCAGCATGTTGTCTATCTTTCGCGGCACAGCCAATCAAAGCGGGCAGTGTGGCATGTTTTCTTAAACGATGAAATGGTAATTGCAAAGCTAGCCGAAAAAAAATGA
- a CDS encoding pseudouridine synthase: MERLQKVIAYAGVASRRKAEQLIVEGKVKVNGKVIRELGTKVANSDTIEVEGVKLEKEDKVYFLLYKPRGYISAVTDDKGRKTVTDIFKKHVHQRIFPVGRLDYDTTGLLLMTNDGEFSNLMTHPKFKIDKTYIARVKGVPTKQGLMKLQGGIKLEDGKTAPARVSMTSFDESAGKAICEITIHEGRNRQVRRMFEAIGTPVVKLKRERFAFLDLSNLIAGEYRELSKHEVKQLRVLAETGKLD; this comes from the coding sequence ATGGAAAGATTACAAAAGGTGATTGCCTATGCAGGTGTCGCATCAAGACGTAAGGCAGAGCAATTAATTGTCGAAGGAAAAGTAAAAGTAAACGGAAAAGTAATACGTGAATTAGGAACAAAGGTTGCAAATTCAGACACAATTGAAGTGGAAGGCGTAAAGCTTGAAAAAGAAGATAAAGTGTATTTCTTACTTTATAAACCACGTGGCTATATTTCTGCCGTAACAGACGATAAAGGTCGAAAAACGGTAACAGATATTTTCAAAAAGCATGTTCATCAACGAATTTTCCCTGTCGGACGATTAGATTATGACACAACAGGTTTACTTTTAATGACAAATGATGGTGAATTTTCGAACTTAATGACACACCCGAAATTCAAAATTGATAAAACGTATATTGCACGTGTAAAGGGTGTTCCAACGAAGCAAGGCTTAATGAAGCTACAAGGTGGAATTAAATTAGAAGACGGAAAAACAGCACCAGCAAGAGTAAGTATGACAAGCTTTGATGAGTCAGCTGGAAAAGCAATTTGTGAAATTACGATTCATGAAGGTCGTAATCGTCAAGTGCGCCGTATGTTTGAAGCAATTGGTACACCTGTTGTGAAGCTAAAACGTGAACGCTTTGCCTTTTTAGATTTATCAAACTTAATAGCTGGGGAATACCGAGAATTATCAAAGCATGAAGTAAAACAATTACGTGTTCTTGCTGAGACAGGCAAACTTGATTAA
- the resA gene encoding thiol-disulfide oxidoreductase ResA → MDKKKRRSITRGIILAVLALAIGYTVYAAWAKDKVEIVKEGSKAPDFEVVDLNGEKHRLADYYGEGVLLNFWGTWCAPCEREFPAMTRQYETYKDLGVQIIAVNFAQSDFEVQKYVDNMGMNFPVAIDKTKSVFTAYNIDPLPTSIFIKPDGTVDRIITGEMSEAQIAAYLESIKPE, encoded by the coding sequence ATGGATAAGAAAAAAAGACGTTCAATCACCCGTGGAATTATTTTAGCTGTGCTTGCATTAGCAATTGGTTATACCGTATATGCAGCATGGGCAAAAGACAAAGTTGAAATTGTAAAAGAGGGCTCAAAAGCACCTGATTTTGAAGTGGTCGATTTAAACGGTGAAAAGCATCGATTAGCAGACTATTATGGTGAAGGCGTCCTATTAAATTTCTGGGGTACTTGGTGTGCACCATGTGAGCGTGAATTCCCTGCAATGACAAGGCAATATGAAACGTACAAAGATTTAGGGGTACAAATTATTGCTGTGAACTTTGCACAATCAGACTTTGAAGTACAAAAATATGTCGATAATATGGGTATGAATTTCCCTGTTGCCATTGATAAAACGAAAAGTGTTTTTACAGCCTATAATATTGATCCACTTCCAACATCTATTTTTATTAAGCCAGACGGAACAGTGGATCGCATTATCACGGGCGAAATGAGTGAAGCTCAAATCGCAGCATATTTAGAATCGATAAAGCCGGAATAG
- a CDS encoding cytochrome c biogenesis protein ResB, translating to MNKLLCECGHENPEGTKLCQKCGRPLSEEEKDKKIADMRYEGTAIRSKTYNKSIIDKVWNFFSSVKVGIALIIINLVVASIGTILPQEFYISVATDAEKEAHYSDVYGWFGEIYYALGLSDVYSSIWFQVLVLMLGVSIIIASIDRGFPLHKSLKNQRVKRHASFMKRQRVIAEGQPAKNADETLALVEQKLKELNYNVRREDQSILAERGRFSRYGPYVNHVGLIVFLLGVMLHLVPGFYVDESMWLREGETRAIPGMEGYFLKSDKFILETYDNDPQGEQLKQGVNVVAKNFQTDVTLYQQKEGAVAGQADDLEVIKQYEIRVNHPLKHEGYALYQMDYRLNELKSMKFDLTHKETEESLGQLTIDLTNPEDEYELNNGAKVKLLAYYPDFSGFKDGVPQTATASPNNPAFIFKMFTSEKPEGETSFVAIQQTLEPDGENNYKMKFVNVETRNMSGLTIRYDRTLPILFVGGIIFMIGVAMGSYWNHRRIWVEQLADGTVHLAAHTNKNWFSMKKDLDKLTDAAHLPQYVDQQESKIDEQQELEDK from the coding sequence ATGAATAAATTACTATGTGAATGCGGCCATGAAAATCCAGAAGGCACAAAGCTCTGCCAAAAATGTGGTCGTCCGTTATCAGAAGAGGAAAAAGACAAAAAAATAGCAGACATGCGTTACGAGGGAACAGCCATTCGTTCAAAAACGTACAATAAGTCGATTATTGATAAAGTTTGGAACTTTTTCTCGAGTGTAAAAGTTGGAATTGCCCTTATTATTATTAATTTAGTGGTAGCGTCTATTGGTACTATTTTGCCGCAGGAATTTTACATAAGCGTTGCAACGGATGCAGAAAAAGAAGCGCATTATTCAGATGTGTATGGATGGTTTGGTGAAATTTATTATGCACTTGGATTATCAGATGTTTATTCGTCTATTTGGTTCCAAGTTCTGGTCTTAATGTTAGGTGTATCAATTATTATTGCAAGTATTGACCGTGGTTTTCCATTACATAAGTCGTTAAAAAATCAACGTGTAAAACGCCATGCAAGCTTTATGAAACGTCAACGTGTCATAGCGGAGGGGCAACCTGCTAAAAATGCCGATGAAACACTCGCATTAGTAGAGCAAAAATTAAAAGAACTCAACTATAATGTTCGCCGTGAAGATCAATCAATTTTAGCTGAACGAGGGCGTTTTTCTCGTTATGGTCCTTATGTGAATCATGTCGGCTTAATTGTGTTTCTTTTGGGCGTAATGTTACACCTCGTGCCTGGTTTTTATGTAGATGAATCGATGTGGCTACGTGAAGGTGAAACACGCGCGATTCCAGGGATGGAAGGTTATTTCTTAAAGAGTGATAAATTTATATTAGAAACATATGACAATGATCCGCAAGGCGAACAATTAAAACAAGGTGTCAATGTTGTCGCTAAAAATTTCCAAACAGATGTAACGCTTTATCAGCAAAAGGAAGGCGCTGTTGCTGGGCAAGCGGATGATTTGGAAGTAATTAAACAATACGAAATTCGAGTGAATCACCCTTTAAAGCATGAAGGTTATGCACTTTATCAAATGGACTATCGATTAAATGAACTTAAAAGTATGAAGTTTGATTTAACGCATAAAGAAACCGAAGAATCACTCGGACAATTGACGATTGATTTAACAAATCCGGAAGATGAATATGAGTTAAATAACGGGGCAAAAGTAAAATTACTTGCTTATTATCCTGATTTTTCGGGATTTAAAGATGGTGTACCGCAAACGGCGACCGCATCACCTAACAATCCTGCCTTCATCTTCAAAATGTTTACATCTGAAAAGCCAGAAGGGGAAACGAGTTTTGTTGCCATTCAACAAACTCTAGAACCGGACGGAGAAAACAATTATAAAATGAAATTTGTAAATGTAGAAACGCGAAATATGTCTGGTTTAACAATTCGTTATGACCGCACGCTACCAATTTTATTCGTTGGGGGCATTATCTTTATGATTGGTGTTGCCATGGGGTCTTATTGGAACCACCGCCGTATATGGGTTGAACAATTAGCGGATGGAACAGTGCATTTAGCGGCACATACGAATAAAAACTGGTTCAGCATGAAGAAAGATTTAGACAAACTAACGGATGCCGCCCATTTACCACAATACGTGGATCAACAAGAGTCAAAAATAGATGAGCAACAAGAACTTGAAGATAAGTAA
- the ccsB gene encoding c-type cytochrome biogenesis protein CcsB, whose translation MSLIDISGNLLYIAFFCYLIGTFLFSGAIKEKNDTAASRAEKFGKVAIIVTIIGFISHVAYFITRWIYTGHAPVSNMFEFTTAFGMFIVLSFIVLYYMYKVAALGVVALPIALLIIAYAAMFPTEVSPLVPSLQSHWLTIHVITAALGQSILAISSVAGLVYLLKNVNTKVRSFESIAFEMVMFFGVLVIGFVVATSTFSAMNYEAKFEYVDTLDKVSEVTYTMPAIFGMNEYKELSEDKMTPIKAMPALIDARKLTTVFWSIIFGSALYLLIRLVFRRSVSSMLQPLVKRVNSQLMDEIAYRSVLIGFPVFTLGALIFAMIWAQVAWSRFWGWDPKEVWALITFLYYAAFLHLRLSKGWEGKKTAWLTVIGFLIIIFNLVVVNLVIAGLHSYA comes from the coding sequence ATGAGTTTAATCGATATTAGTGGTAACTTACTATACATTGCATTCTTCTGTTATTTAATTGGTACATTTCTTTTTAGTGGTGCCATTAAAGAAAAAAATGATACTGCTGCAAGTCGTGCTGAGAAGTTCGGTAAAGTTGCCATTATCGTTACGATTATCGGCTTTATTTCACATGTAGCTTACTTTATTACGCGCTGGATTTACACAGGACATGCACCTGTAAGTAATATGTTTGAGTTTACAACAGCGTTTGGTATGTTTATTGTGTTATCATTTATCGTTCTTTATTACATGTACAAAGTGGCTGCATTAGGTGTGGTGGCATTACCAATTGCATTACTAATTATTGCCTATGCTGCGATGTTCCCAACGGAAGTTAGCCCTCTTGTACCATCTTTACAAAGTCATTGGTTAACAATTCACGTTATTACTGCGGCACTTGGTCAATCAATTTTAGCGATTAGTTCTGTCGCTGGTTTAGTGTACTTATTAAAAAATGTGAATACAAAAGTAAGATCATTTGAAAGCATTGCGTTTGAGATGGTTATGTTCTTTGGTGTTCTTGTCATTGGTTTCGTTGTCGCAACGTCAACATTTAGCGCAATGAATTATGAAGCAAAATTTGAATACGTCGATACATTAGATAAAGTAAGTGAAGTTACGTATACGATGCCTGCCATTTTTGGAATGAATGAATATAAAGAACTGTCAGAGGACAAAATGACACCAATTAAAGCAATGCCTGCATTAATAGATGCACGTAAATTAACGACTGTATTTTGGTCAATCATATTTGGTTCTGCACTTTATTTATTAATTCGTCTTGTTTTCCGACGTTCAGTTTCATCGATGCTACAGCCATTAGTAAAGCGCGTAAACTCGCAATTAATGGATGAAATCGCTTATCGATCAGTATTAATCGGTTTCCCTGTCTTCACGTTAGGCGCATTAATCTTCGCCATGATTTGGGCACAAGTCGCATGGAGTCGCTTCTGGGGCTGGGATCCAAAAGAAGTATGGGCATTAATTACATTTTTATACTATGCTGCATTTTTACATTTACGCTTATCAAAAGGGTGGGAAGGTAAAAAAACTGCATGGTTAACAGTAATCGGTTTTTTAATTATTATCTTTAACTTAGTCGTCGTAAATCTAGTAATCGCAGGTTTACACTCTTATGCATAA
- a CDS encoding response regulator transcription factor gives MSENISVLIVDDEDRIRRLLKMYLEREGYLVDEAENGEQAIAMAFEKDYHCILLDIMMPEKDGLEVCAEIREKKTTPIILLTAKGEEANRVQGFELGADDYIVKPFSPREVVLRVKAILRRSAVFSPVTNTSSSKDLVVFPHLTIDHDAHRVTADGTEVNLTPKEYELLYFLAKSPDKVFDREQLLKEVWHYDFFGDLRTVDTHVKRLREKLNRVSENAAKMIVTVWGVGYKFEVVNE, from the coding sequence GTGTCTGAAAATATTTCTGTATTAATCGTAGATGACGAGGACCGTATCCGTCGTTTATTAAAAATGTATTTAGAGCGTGAAGGTTATTTAGTAGATGAGGCTGAAAATGGTGAGCAAGCCATTGCTATGGCCTTCGAAAAGGACTATCACTGTATTTTATTAGATATTATGATGCCTGAAAAAGATGGTTTAGAAGTATGTGCAGAAATACGTGAAAAGAAAACAACACCAATCATTTTATTAACTGCAAAAGGAGAAGAAGCGAACCGTGTGCAAGGTTTTGAATTAGGCGCGGATGATTATATCGTAAAGCCATTTAGCCCGCGTGAGGTCGTATTACGTGTGAAGGCGATTTTACGCCGATCAGCAGTCTTTTCACCAGTCACGAACACTTCTTCGTCAAAGGATTTAGTCGTGTTCCCGCATTTAACAATTGATCATGATGCACACCGCGTGACAGCGGACGGAACAGAAGTAAATTTAACGCCGAAAGAGTATGAATTATTATATTTCTTAGCAAAATCTCCAGATAAAGTGTTTGACCGTGAGCAATTATTAAAAGAAGTATGGCATTACGATTTCTTTGGTGACCTACGTACGGTTGATACGCATGTGAAACGATTACGTGAAAAGTTAAACCGTGTTTCCGAAAATGCGGCAAAAATGATCGTAACCGTTTGGGGCGTTGGTTATAAATTTGAGGTAGTTAATGAATAG